Part of the Chlamydia sp. 04-14 genome is shown below.
TGTCTCCTGATGAAAAAATGTCATAAACCGTTTTTCCTATATTTTTTCGTCTAGGATATGAAGTCTTTTTGTGGATGTTATCCAAACGCTCTTTGAATTGATCTATAAGTGTGTATGGAGAACGTCTATTTGGATATCTTGTAAAATCTTGGAAAGATGAGTCTAGAAACTCTTTTAAAAGGTTGTTAACATGTTTTTCGTGTAAGAAGTCAATATGATGATCTAAATCTATGGGTATGTCCGCATTTTGAGACATATGTATTAGATAAGAAACATCCATTCGTTTATCTAGATTTCTTCTTTTTATTTCTTCCCAAATCAAAGAAATAGAAATTGTGTCTCTATCTCTCAATATGTCACGTATCAGCAAGAATATGTTCTTATGATTTTCTAATTTGAAATGATTCTCTGATAATCTACGAACAACTGTGTGCGCATGTTCTAGATAGTTAACAGCTTGCCCTAGAATGAAAAACTCCACATCTAAGAGCTCTTTTTCTTCTTCAGATTGTTTTATCATAAGATATCCAGAAATTCCTTTAAGGATTTCATAAAGGTAATATAATTTGCTTGATTATGGAAATAATCAGGTAAAATTCATAACTTATATCACGAGGTTGTGTGTGCGTAAAGACAATTCACTGCATAAAAGCTTAGATACAATGTTTGGGAATAAAGTTTACCAAAGCAACCTGTCACATCAGGAATTTCTTTCTATTAGAAATGAACGTATTTGGGAAGGATTAAGAAATATACCACTCTCTGAAGCTGTTTTGGTATGGCTGTCATCCTTAAATAATCATACAGCCAGATCTTATAAAGGGTCTATCCTAGCATTAGAGAAAATAGGTTTGGTTTCTTTGAATATATCCCTACAAGAATTCGCTCTGTTAAACCACAATATTATCTTAGATTCGATAAAACAAGTCCCGATGAAAATAGTTCCTTGGTCAGAAGGGACAAAACAGGTACGCGCAGCATGTTATATATCCCTAACAAAATTTTTAAACCGAGCAACATCGGGTTTAATTTCTATAGCTCAACCATCGCACCAAGAATCTAACAAAACGTTTTATAAGATTAGAGACTTGGTCAAAACGAATGCTATGAACAAAATTGAAAGAGTTATGTTTTTAGAGGCTTTAGAAAAAATCAATCACAGAGATTGGTTAATAGCTCAGACTATTCTCCAAGGGGCAAAGCGTGTAACAGAGGCTTTGTCTGTTACTACGGATAAGATTTCATTCAAAAATGGAACCATATCTTTTGATCAAAGTAAGAGTAGAGGTATGACCAAAACAACGATCATAACTTATCCCCAACGATTCATGAAATTAATAGAAGATTATGTGGGGAATAGGTTGGGATTAGTCTTTATAACTAAAAACGGAAAAAGTGTTGGTTTAAAACAACTGGCAGGAACTTTTGCTAAAGCCGGAATAAAAGCAGGTATATCGTTTAAAGTCACACCCCATGTTTTAAGAGCTACTGCAGTAACGGAGTACAAAAATATGGGATGCTCAGATTCTGACATTATGAAAGTAACAGGTCATTCGTCTTCAAAAATGATATACGCTTACGACAAATCCACAACATCCGAAAACGCATCAAAAAAAGTGTCCCTGATTTAACCATAAAGTGGAAATTGGTAATTTCCACTTTAAAAAACTATAAACTAAGTCTAGCGACATTATCTTCTGTATAATTAAAATTATATTAAAATATTAAGGGTAATTGTGAAGTTAAATTGTCTGTTAGACCTGTATCGTATGCTGACAACATTTGAGTTGAAGATAGACAAGATACCCGCATTATTTCTTGGTCTGCAAATCCCATTTTTTTCAAATAAGCTAAAGCACTGGCTCTTAAAACATGGGGTGTGACTTTAATTGGAGA
Proteins encoded:
- a CDS encoding site-specific integrase, giving the protein MFGNKVYQSNLSHQEFLSIRNERIWEGLRNIPLSEAVLVWLSSLNNHTARSYKGSILALEKIGLVSLNISLQEFALLNHNIILDSIKQVPMKIVPWSEGTKQVRAACYISLTKFLNRATSGLISIAQPSHQESNKTFYKIRDLVKTNAMNKIERVMFLEALEKINHRDWLIAQTILQGAKRVTEALSVTTDKISFKNGTISFDQSKSRGMTKTTIITYPQRFMKLIEDYVGNRLGLVFITKNGKSVGLKQLAGTFAKAGIKAGISFKVTPHVLRATAVTEYKNMGCSDSDIMKVTGHSSSKMIYAYDKSTTSENASKKVSLI